Proteins found in one Pyrus communis chromosome 15, drPyrComm1.1, whole genome shotgun sequence genomic segment:
- the LOC137717262 gene encoding CHD3-type chromatin-remodeling factor PICKLE-like, whose protein sequence is MSSLVERLRVRSDRRPVYNIDESDDEADFVSGKRGTAPEKFEKIIRSDAKENSCQACGGSGNLLDCETCSYAYHSKCLLPPLRSPPLGNWRCPECVSPLNDIDKILDCEMRPTVAGDSDASTLGSKQIFVKQYLVKWKGLSYLHCTWVPEKEFVKAFKAHPRLKTKVNNFHRQMESSNNSEDDFVAIRPEWTTVDRILACREDDEKEYLVKWKELPYDECYWESESDIAAFQPEIGRFNRIQSRSHKVLSSKQKSSLRDAMDSKNKQKEFQQYEGSPDFLSGGTLHPYQLEGLNFLRFSWSKQTHVILADEMGLGKTIQSIAFLASLFEEKVSPHLVVAPLSTLRNWEREFATWAPQMNVVMYVGSSQARAVIREYEFYFPKNHKKIKKKKSGQIVSESKQDRIKFDVLLTSYEMINLDSTSLKPIKWECMIVDEGHRLKNKDSKLFSSLQQYWTNHRVLLTGTPLQNNLDELFMLMHFLDAGKFGSLEEFQEEFKDINQEEQVSRLHRMLAPHLLRRVKKDVMKELPPKKELILRVDLSSKQKEYYKAILTRNYQILTRRGGAQISLINVVMELRKLCCHPFMLEGVEPDIADPNEAFKQLLETSGKLQLLDKMMVKLKEQGHRVLIYSQFQHMLDLLEDYCTFKKWQYERIDGKVGGAERQIRIDRFNAKNSSRFCFLLSTRAGGLGINLATADTVIIYDSDWNPHADLQAMARAHRLGQTNKVMIYRLVTRGSIEERMMEMTKKKMVLEHLVVGRLKKQDINQEELDDIIRYGSKELFADENDEAGKSRQIHYDDAAIDRLLDRDQAGDDEAMLDDEDEDGFLKAFKVANFEYIDEAEAVAEEEPQKVAMESRPIASSYERTNYWEELLKDKYEVHKVEEFNALGKGKRSRKQMVSVDDDDLAGLEDVSSDGEDDNYEAEVMDAETSSSGTVSGGKRPPNRKRSRVESMEPPPLMEGEGRSFKVLGFNQSQRAMFVQVLMRFGVGDYDWKEFTARTKKTFEEVDRYAKLFLEHIAEGENDSPTFADGVPKDGLRIGDVLIRVATLMLVKKRVEAALRNPGAPLFSEGTLLFHPGLKGGKYWKEEHDLTLLRAVIKHGYGRWQAIVDDKDLRLQEVICQELNLSFINLPLPGQVNTQAQNGEKATNGEGPSNHASENGSGSDIGANVSQGTSDAVNQPQLFPNSSVLFQYRDMQRRQVEFIKKRVLLLEKGNVSELIAEEYGEATVVGSEEPESEPKATILSSPHSVETNSHMVDQLPRIVDITPEEVAAAACDNDPDRLKLPRLYNEMCNIVERNAHISLQTSLGTICEAINMTLSSVPHHPPPESLILNPGKQSEAESSSGVFLKPPSPQSDGKQAVVADTEMTNLAAEPEPTIMELDPEPVDGIICDDRGKQEQNNVDSKGKGVIVLDD, encoded by the exons CTCCCCTTGGCAACTGGAGATGCCCTGAATGT gtAAGCCCATTAAATGATATTGATAAGATTTTGGACTGTGAAATGCGCCCTACTGTAGCTGGTGATAGTGATGCCTCAACGCTGGGCTCAAAGCAAATTTTTGTAAAACAATATCTTGTAAAGTGGAAGGGACTATCTTATTTGCATTGCACATG GGTTCCAGAGAAGGAGTTTGTGAAAGCTTTTAAGGCCCATCCACGTTTGAAGACAAAAGTAAATAATTTCCATCGTCAAATGGAATCAAGTAATAACTCTGAGGATGATTTTGTTGCCATTCGACCTGAGTGGACTACCGTTGATCGAATTCTGGCTTGCAG GGAAGACGATGAGAAAGAATATTTAGTAAAGTGGAAAGAACTTCCCTATGATGAGTGCTATTGGGAATCCGAATCGGACATAGCTGCATTTCAGCCGGAAATAGGGAGATTTAACAGAATTCAGTCTAGGTCTCATAAAGTTTTGTCTAGCAAGCAGAAGAGCAGTCTTAGAGATGCCATGGACTCAAAAAATAAGCAGAAAGAGTTTCAACAGTATGAAGGCAGTCCTGACTTTCTTTCTGGAG GCACTCTGCATCCGTATCAGCTTGAAGGGTTGAACTTCTTACGTTTCTCCTGGTCCAAACAAACTCATGTTATACTTGCAGATGAGATGGGACTTG GTAAAACTATACAGAGTATTGCTTTTTTAGCATCTCTTTTTGAAGAGAAAGTCTCTCCGCATCTAGTTGTGGCTCCACTTTCAACATTGAGAAATTGGGAACGGGAATTTGCAACATGGGCACCTCAAATGAATGTG GTTATGTATGTTGGCTCTTCCCAAGCGCGTGCTGTCATACGGGAATATGAATTTTACTTCCCCAAAAATCAcaagaagataaagaaaaagaaatctgGTCAAATTGTTAGTGAAAGCAAGCAAGATAGGATCAAATTTGATGTTCTCTTGACATCGTATGAGATGATCAACTTAGACTCAACGTCACTAAAACCAATAAAGTGGGAGTGCATG ATTGTTGATGAAGGTCATCGTCTAAAAAATAAGGATTCAAAATTATTCTCATCATTAcagcagtattggactaatcaTCGTGTGCTTCTGACCGGAACTCCCCTCCAG AACAATCTGGACGAGCTCTTTATGCTTATGCATTTCCTTGATGCTGGGAAG TTCGGAAGTCTGGAAGAGTTTCAGGAAGAGTTTAAGGATATAAATCAAGAGGAACAAGTTTCACGGCTTCATAGAATGTTGGCTCCCCATCTCCTAAGAA GAGTGAAAAAGGATGTGATGAAGGAACTACCTCCTAAAAAGGAACTGATATTACGTGTTGATTTAAGCAGCAAACAGAAAGAGTATTACAAAGCAATTCTGACCCGTAACTATCAAATACTAACTCGTCGAGGTGGTGCACAG ATATCTCTTATCAATGTGGTTATGGAATTGCGCAAGCTTTGTTGTCATCCGTTTATGTTAGAGGGAGTTGAACCAGACATAGCAGATCCAAATGAAGCTTTCAA ACAGCTATTAGAAACTTCTGGGAAATTGCAATTGTTAGACAAAATGATGGTGAAACTTAAGGAGCAAGGGCATAGAGTTCTCATATATTCGCAGTTTCAGCACATGCTTGATTTGCTAGAAGACTATTGTACTTTCAAA AAATGGCAGTATGAACGGATAGATGGAAAAGTTGGTGGAGCTGAGAGACAAATAAGAATAGATCGATTTAATGCCAAAAATTCTTCTAGATTTTGTTTTCTGCTATCTACTCGAGCTGGGGGCTTAGGAATAAACCTTGCAACTGCAGACACAGTGATCATATATGATAG TGATTGGAATCCTCATGCTGATCTACAAGCTATGGCAAGAGCTCATCGACTTGGGCAAACTAACAAG GTAATGATTTATAGGCTAGTAACCCGAGGAAGCATTGAAGAACGGATGATGGAAATGACAAAGAAGAAAATGGTATTGGAGCATTTGGTTGTTGGAAGGTTAAAGAAACAAGATATCAACCAG gAAGAGTTAGATGACATCATAAGGTATGGATCGAAGGAATTATTTGCTGACGAAAATGATGAAGCAGGAAAATCCCGTCAAATCCATTATGATGACGCTGCAATAGATAG ACTACTGGATCGTGATCAAGCTGGCGATGATGAGGCTATGttggatgatgaagatgaagatggattTTTAAAGGCCTTCAAG GTTGCGAATTTTGAATATATTGATGAAGCAGAGGCTGTAGCAGAGGAGGAACCACAAAAGGTTGCCATGGAAAGTCGACCTATTGCAAGCAGTTATGAAAGAACAAATTACTGGGAAGAGTTATTAAAAGACAAATATGAAGTGCATAAAGTTGAAGAATTTAATGCTTTGGGAAAAGGAAAGCGAAGTCGTAAGCAG ATGGTATCTGTTGATGATGACGATCTTGCTGGTTTGGAAGATGTGAGTTCTGACGGTGAAGATGATAACTATGAAGCTGAAGTGATGGATGCTGAAACATCATCATCTGGAACTGTTTCTGGGGGGAAGAGGCCGCCTAACAGAAAGAGAAGTCGTG TGGAAAGTATGGAGCCTCCTCCCTTGatggaaggagaaggaagatcCTTCAAAGTTTTGGGTTTCAATCAAAGCCAGAGAGCCATGTTTGTACAAGTCTTGATGAG GTTCGGAGTGGGGGATTATGACTGGAAAGAGTTTACAGCACGCACGAAGAAGACATTTGAAGAAGTAGATAG atatGCTAAACTATTCTTGGAGCACATAGCTGAAGGAGAGAATGACTCTCCAACCTTTGCAG ATGGTGTTCCTAAAGACGGGCTCAGAATAGGAGATGTACTTATTAGGGTTGCAACTCTGATGCTGGTGAAGAAAAGG GTGGAAGCAGCATTAAGAAATCCAGGGGCTCCACTTTTTTCAGAGGGTACCTTGTTGTTCCACCCTGGATTGAAGGGTGGAAAGTATTGGAAGGAGGAACATGATTTAACATTGCTGCGTGCCGTAATTAA GCATGGATATGGAAGATGGCAAGCTATTGTTGATGACAAGGACCTGAGGCTTCAAGAAGTTATCTGTCAAGAGTTGAATCTCTCCTTTATAAATTTACCCCTCCCTGGACAAGTTAATACACAAGCACAGAATGGTGAGAAAGCAACTAATGGAGAAGGACCTAGCAACCATGCTAGTGAAAATGGTAGCGGAAGTGACATAGGAGCTAATGTTTCCCAGGGAACCAGTGATGCCGTGAACCAACCTCAGTTGTTTCCTAACTCTTCTGTGTTATTTCAATATAGAGATATGCAGAGAAGGCAGGTAGAATTTATTAAGAAAAGGGTGCTTCTTTTGGAGAAAGGGAACGTTTCAGAGTTGATTGCAGAGGAATAT GGTGAAGCAACTGTGGTTGGAAGTGAAGAACCTGAGAGTGAACCGAAAGCTACAATATTGTCAAGCCCTCATTCTGTGGAGACTAATAGTCACATGGTTGATCAGTTGCCTAGAATAGTAGACATCA CTCCTGAAGAAGTTGCTGCTGCAGCTTGTGACAACGATCCAGATCGATTGAAATTGCCTCGCCTTTATAATGAG ATGTGCAACATCGTGGAGCGAAATGCCCATATTTCACTTCAGACTTCTTTAGGAACCATTTGTGAAGCGATAAACATGACTCTCTCTTCTGTGCCCCATCATCCTCCACCAGAATCTCTCATATTGAATCCAGGTAAGCAATCGGAAGCTGAGTCAAGTAGCGGTGTTTTTCTGAAACCACCATCTCCGCAAAGTGACGGAAAGCAAGCTGTCGTGGCAGACACTGAGATGACAAATTTGGCTGCAGAACCTGAACCTACAATTATGGAGCTAGACCCTGAACCCGTGGACGGGATAATCTGTGATGATCGGGGAAAGCAAGAACAGAACAATGTCGATTCTAAAGGAAAGGGGGTCATTGTATTGGATGATTAA
- the LOC137718654 gene encoding brassinosteroid-related acyltransferase 1: protein MGTEHDIGDYLTLVSITKTVSVLPKVLHPPKLLTLSNLDRQSPIHMYLVFFYNSNSVAHHKINNLSLDGADDLVFGSLKCGLEETLSVWYPAAGRLSCDHENKLNLWCNNKGAVLVEAETPVKMSELGDLSQCNEFFEKLVHKPVFDEDFSEMPLVIAQVTKFGCGGYSIGIGISHSLFDGPAAYEFMSAWASNSTITMKQHKVLEIPKLPVHDRGTLLMDKFDEAPKGISTELLPNRNDDGSAVVTRAAAVDHLYQLIMQAAASNDRMINFLKNGSNILNQIIDSNYVHKTFHLSGALIESLKKEVCGDEMSSFSCSSFEVAAAHLWKTKTKAFGVRKEAMVCLQFSVDVRNKVDPALPQGFSGNAFVLASVALTAAQVEEATHKAIIEKIREAKKSVTSSYVKAYMEAVGGPQTTLPPLDELTLVSDWTRMPFHKIGFLHESAAYASPLASLIPQVAYFMQNPSDCKGIDMRVGLLPQSVSTFSRLFHR from the exons ATGGGCACAGAACATGACATTGGTGATTACTTAACCCTAGTTTCAATCACCAAAACCGTGTCTGTACTCCCAAAAGTTTTGCACCCACCAAAACTTCTCACCCTCTCAAACTTGGACAGGCAAAGTCCAATCCATATGTACTTGGTTTTCTTTTACAATTCTAACTCTGTTGCTCATCACAAAATCAACAATTTGTCGCTTGATGGTGCTGATGATTTGGTTTTCGGAAGCTTGAAGTGTGGATTGGAAGAGACGCTATCGGTGTGGTACCCAGCTGCGGGGAGGTTGAGCTGTGATCACGAAAACAAGCTCAACTTATGGTGCAACAACAAAGGTGCTGTTCTAGTTGAGGCGGAGACACCGGTTAAGATGTCGGAGCTTGGAGACCTATCACAGTGCAATGAATTTTTTGAGAAATTGGTTCACAAGCCTGTGTTTGATGAAGACTTCTCAGAGATGCCTTTGGTTATTGCTCAG GTGACCAAGTTTGGTTGTGGAGGCTACTCAATAGGTATTGGTATTAGCCACTCGTTGTTCGACGGACCGGCGGCGTATGAATTTATGAGTGCATGGGCTTCTAATTCTACCATAACTATGAAACAACACAAGGTTTTGGAGATTCCTAAGTTACCAGTGCACGACAGAGGAACACTATTGATGGACAAGTTTGATGAAGCTCCAAAAGGGATTAGTACAGAGTTACTGCCAAACCGAAACGACGATGGTTCTGCCGTGGTGACAAGGGCTGCAGCCGTGGATCATTTATACCAATTGATCATGCAAGCAGCAGCATCCAATGACCGCATGATCAATTTCCTCAAAAATGGGTCcaatattttgaatcaaattattgataGTAATTATGTTCATAAGACCTTTCATCTGAGTGGTGCACTGATTGagagtttgaagaaagaagTTTGTGGTGATGAAATGAGTAGCTTTTCATGTTCATCCTTTGAAGTTGCGGCTGCTCACCTCTGGAAG ACAAAGACCAAagcttttggagtgaggaaggAAGCAATGGTGTGCCTGCAATTTTCTGTCGACGTAAGGAACAAGGTGGACCCCGCACTTCCCCAAGGTTTCAGTGGCAATGCATTCGTGCTGGCCTCCGTTGCCCTAACGGCGGCACAGGTGGAGGAAGCCACGCACAAAGCCATTATCGAGAAGATAAGAGAAGCCAAGAAGTCTGTCACCAGCTCCTACGTGAAGGCATACATGGAGGCAGTTGGTGGGCCACAGACTACTCTGCCTCCTCTCGACGAGCTCACTTTGGTGTCTGACTGGACCAGAATGCCCTTCCACAAAATAGGGTTTTTGCATGAATCAGCAGCATATGCGTCCCCGTTGGCCTCTTTGATCCCGCAGGTTGCGTATTTCATGCAAAACCCTAGTGATTGTAAGGGCATTGACATGAGAGTCGGATTGCTTCCGCAAAGCGTCAGCACTTTTTCTCGCTTGTTTCATCGGTAA
- the LOC137718206 gene encoding two-component response regulator ARR14-like, which produces MIVERVLDEPRDQFPIGMRVLAVDDDPICLKLLEALLRRCQYHVTTTSQAIAALKLLRENKNKFDLVISDVHMPDMDGFKLLELVGLEMDLPVIMLSVNGDHKLVMKGITHGACDYLLKPVRIEQLKNIWQHVVRRKKVDSKDQNSGNQDKSAGCGEGGVGSVGTGNSDQNAKLNKKRKDQNDGEDEDHDEDEYENDDPSTQKKPRVVWSVELHRKFVAAVNQLGIDKAVPKKILDLMNVEKLTRENVASHLQKYRLYLKRISCVANQQANMVAALGTSDSSYLRTASMNGVGNYHTLTGPAQFHNNGYRSFPPSGMIGRLNTPAGVGLHCLPSSGMFQLGHAQNPSNAINDQPVMFPGNRNGNMLPPHLELDQQHNRGSTYGAPIYPDSSGFTDAKVMNRSNDPFGLTDNTMLRHTHDSEVGRNHVMQSSVSMPSLKPGLGPPFLDRGRLNDNWSTAAQPSAFRSNSFSAGDSFKQPTLLDSRIGSQIPASTMSNNSDPTINNDLFLGWDEPKQDSPFQSDVMCSSMNNLMPVNDNVAPSHQNLDTRSSAFQRNSEFNLIGQPNFLDPLLMNYDGVEISTMDAPLKLKQQGYLMDQRKPQGGYVPHNAGSLDELVSSMIKQERR; this is translated from the exons ATGATCGTTGAGCGGGTACTCGACGAACCCAGAGACCAGTTTCCCATTGGGATGCGTGTGCTTGCCGTGGACGATGATCCCATTTGCCTCAAGCTCTTAGAGGCTTTGCTCCGTCGATGCCAATATCATG TTACGACGACGAGTCAGGCAATCGCTGCATTGAAGTTGTTGAGAGAGAACAAGAATAAGTTTGATCTGGTTATCAGTGATGTGCATATGCCAGACATGGATGGATTCAAGCTGCTTGAGCTTGTCGGGCTTGAGATGGATCTCCCTGTTATAA TGTTGTCTGTAAATGGGGATCACAAGCTTGTGATGAAGGGAATCACCCATGGAGCCTGCGATTACCTCCTAAAACCCGTTCGAATTGAGCAGCTGAAGAACATCTGGCAACACGTGGTAAGGAGAAAGAAGGTTGATTCAAAGGACCAGAACTCTGGCAATCAAGACAAGTCTGCTGGATGTGGCGAAGGAGGAGTGGGGTCAGTAGGCACAGGGAATTCGGATCAGAATGCAAAGCTCAATAAGAAACGTAAGGATCAGAATGATGGCGAGGATGAGGATCACGATGAGGATGAATATGAAAATGACGATCCTTCAACCCAGAAAAAACCTCGTGTTGTTTGGTCTGTGGAGCTGCATCGCAAGTTTGTGGCCGCTGTTAATCAGTTGGGCATTGACA AGGCTGTACCGAAAAAGATTCTAGATTTGATGAATGTTGAAAAGCTTACAAGAGAAAATGTTGCAAGCCATCTCCAG AAATATAGGCTCTACCTGAAAAGAATCAGCTGTGTGGCAAACCAACAAGCTAATATGGTGGCAGCCTTAGGCACTTCGGATTCTTCATATTTGCGAACGGCATCTATGAATGGAGTTGGAAATTACCATACATTGACTGGACCTGCGCAGTTTCATAACAATGGATACAGATCCTTCCCGCCTAGTGGGATGATTGGTAGATTGAACACTCCTGCTGGAGTGGGTCTGCATTGCCTTCCTTCAtccggaatgtttcaattggGTCATGCACAGAATCCAAGCAATGCCATTAATGATCAGCCAGTCATGTTTCCTGGAAACCGTAATGGAAATATGCTTCCGCCGCACTTGGAACTTGATCAACAACATAATAGGGGTTCTACCTATGGTGCACCAATTTATCCCGATTCCAGTGGTTTTACAGATGCAAAAGTGATGAATAGGTCAAATGATCCTTTCGGTCTTACAGACAACACAATGTTAAGACATACTCACGATTCTGAAGTTGGAAGAAATCATGTAATGCAGTCTTCCGTATCAATGCCCTCCTTAAAACCAGGACTGGGACCCCCATTTCTGGATCGCGGACGGTTGAATGACAACTGGTCAACCGCTGCTCAGCCATCTGCATTCCGGTCAAATTCTTTCTCAGCGGGCGACTCTTTTAAACAACCTACTCTCCTT GATTCAAGAATAGGATCGCAGATCCCGGCATCTACAATGAGCAATAATTCGGATCCAACAATCAACAATGACCTGTTTCTGGGGTGGGATGAGCCAAAGCAGGATTCCCCGTTCCAGTCAGATGTCATGTGTAGCTCAATGAACAATTTGATGCCTGTCAATGATAATGTGGCTCCTTCCCACCAGAATTTGGACACCAGAAGCTCAGCCTTCCAACGAAACAGCGAGTTCAATTTGATCGGACAACCAAATTTTCTTGACCCCTTACTCATGAACTATGATGGTGTTGAAATATCAACCATGGATGCACCATTGAAGTTGAAGCAGCAGGGGTACCTTATGGACCAACGAAAGCCACAGGGGGGTTATGTCCCCCACAATGCTGGTTCGTTGGATGAGTTAGTGAGCTCAATGATCAAACAG GAAAGGAGATAG